From the Salinimicrobium tongyeongense genome, one window contains:
- a CDS encoding HYC_CC_PP family protein: protein MKAFLLKISSLVLAFLMFLSTMSFTVNKHFCGDFLVDQSVFFEADTCGMEHDSGVADEKGCSDDSIAIDGQKDLKISFYDLNFDQQVFLVSFAYSFNGLFEELPAKDIPFVKYIPPLIVQEIHILNETFLI, encoded by the coding sequence ATGAAAGCCTTCCTATTAAAAATATCATCTTTGGTCCTGGCATTTTTAATGTTCCTATCGACAATGTCCTTTACTGTGAATAAACACTTTTGCGGTGATTTTCTTGTGGACCAATCAGTCTTTTTTGAAGCTGATACCTGCGGAATGGAACATGATTCCGGAGTAGCTGATGAGAAAGGTTGTTCTGACGATTCTATAGCTATTGATGGTCAGAAAGATTTGAAGATATCCTTTTATGATCTCAACTTTGATCAGCAAGTATTTCTTGTAAGTTTTGCTTATTCATTTAACGGGCTTTTTGAAGAACTGCCTGCGAAAGATATTCCTTTTGTCAAGTATATACCTCCCTTAATCGTTCAGGAAATCCACATATTGAACGAGACCTTCTTAATTTGA
- a CDS encoding helix-turn-helix domain-containing protein has translation MKKEILIDRNSMNIENHRVIQIKNVVCQRCKRSVREILTTLKIPFKRVSLGEAELERSLSDFEFTLFQEELRKVGFELIFEKNERLVNQIKSIIIARVYKEEDFGKQKISDLLTSRLHYDYSHLTHIFTKLEGKNIQKFYSEVKIERIKELLEYNELTVLEIAHETGYSSATYLSTHFKKATGVTPSDYKNKEEKRKTDLNRF, from the coding sequence ATGAAAAAGGAAATTTTAATTGACAGGAATTCTATGAATATTGAAAATCATAGAGTTATTCAGATTAAAAATGTAGTTTGCCAGCGATGCAAAAGGAGCGTAAGAGAAATACTGACTACATTAAAAATTCCTTTCAAAAGAGTGTCTTTGGGAGAGGCAGAGTTGGAAAGGAGTCTCTCAGATTTTGAGTTCACATTGTTTCAGGAAGAGTTACGTAAAGTGGGATTTGAGCTCATTTTCGAAAAAAATGAACGCCTGGTGAACCAGATAAAATCAATAATCATTGCGCGGGTTTACAAGGAGGAAGATTTTGGGAAACAGAAGATTTCAGATCTGTTGACCAGCCGTCTACACTACGACTATAGCCATCTTACCCATATTTTTACAAAACTTGAAGGGAAAAATATTCAGAAGTTTTATAGTGAAGTAAAGATAGAAAGAATAAAGGAGTTATTGGAGTATAACGAGCTAACTGTTTTAGAGATTGCTCATGAAACGGGGTACAGCAGTGCTACCTACCTATCAACCCACTTTAAAAAAGCTACTGGTGTAACTCCTTCGGATTATAAAAATAAAGAAGAAAAACGTAAAACAGATCTCAATAGGTTCTGA
- a CDS encoding DUF2911 domain-containing protein — MKTTKYIIYVLLVLFSTSGMQAQHENHQAEKVTTQNKEVLSPHTSTMAIIDGAHIHIDYSSPRVRDRIIFGGLVGYNTVWQAGAHKATWIETNKDLVIGDEILPAGKYAFFTVPGKENWKVMFNSRWDQHGKDEYDEKENVVVLEVHSETLENVQEALTYEVQKIENDEGVISLTWERKKISIPFQVSADEQRMND, encoded by the coding sequence ATGAAAACCACAAAATATATTATTTACGTGCTGCTTGTATTATTTTCCACAAGTGGGATGCAGGCGCAACATGAAAACCACCAGGCCGAAAAGGTGACAACACAAAACAAAGAGGTGTTAAGTCCGCATACCAGTACCATGGCCATAATTGATGGGGCTCATATTCATATAGATTATTCTTCACCACGCGTGCGTGACAGGATAATTTTTGGCGGACTGGTAGGCTACAACACAGTTTGGCAGGCCGGAGCTCATAAAGCGACCTGGATAGAAACCAATAAGGATTTGGTAATTGGTGATGAAATATTGCCTGCCGGGAAGTATGCTTTTTTTACAGTTCCCGGTAAAGAAAATTGGAAAGTCATGTTCAATTCCCGTTGGGATCAGCATGGAAAGGATGAATATGATGAAAAAGAAAATGTAGTTGTTTTGGAAGTTCATTCTGAGACGCTGGAGAATGTCCAGGAGGCACTGACTTATGAAGTTCAAAAAATAGAAAATGATGAAGGAGTAATTTCTCTCACTTGGGAAAGAAAGAAAATTAGTATTCCTTTTCAAGTCAGTGCAGATGAACAAAGGATGAATGACTAA
- a CDS encoding DUF6503 family protein: MGEIKMNTFHKNTVLTAILVSVLSLSCGTSEKKSEGEKIIEKSIEASGGENYVNAEIDFTFRNRRYKSKRNGDIFRLERMVKDSAGNTTHDVLSNEGLKRFVNSKAATVPDSMVTRISDGVNSVHYFVQVPFVLNSPAANKELLGEDEVEGETYYEVKVTFREEGGGTDFEDEFLYWIHKENFTVDYLAYRFFTNDGGIRFRKALNPRVVEGIRFVDYQNYKAKEFSTPLRDLDSLYEAGKLEFFSDIQTENISVSINKNN, from the coding sequence ATGGGAGAAATCAAAATGAACACCTTTCACAAAAATACAGTTCTAACTGCTATACTGGTTTCAGTATTATCGCTGTCTTGTGGCACTTCCGAAAAAAAATCAGAAGGTGAGAAAATTATAGAGAAAAGTATTGAGGCCTCCGGTGGAGAAAACTATGTAAATGCTGAAATCGATTTCACTTTTAGGAACAGGAGATATAAGAGTAAACGCAATGGGGACATCTTCCGGTTGGAGCGTATGGTAAAGGATTCCGCCGGTAACACCACACATGATGTTCTAAGCAATGAGGGTCTGAAACGTTTTGTAAACAGCAAAGCTGCTACTGTTCCAGATTCGATGGTCACCCGGATAAGTGATGGGGTAAATTCTGTTCATTATTTTGTCCAGGTGCCTTTTGTGCTCAATTCGCCTGCGGCCAACAAAGAACTGTTGGGGGAAGATGAGGTGGAAGGGGAGACCTATTACGAAGTTAAAGTTACCTTTCGTGAGGAAGGTGGAGGGACAGATTTTGAGGATGAGTTCTTATACTGGATCCACAAGGAAAATTTCACGGTAGATTATTTAGCTTATAGGTTTTTTACCAATGACGGGGGAATAAGGTTCAGGAAAGCGTTGAATCCCAGGGTGGTAGAAGGAATCAGGTTCGTAGATTACCAAAACTATAAAGCCAAAGAGTTTTCCACACCGTTACGTGATTTGGACTCCCTATATGAAGCAGGAAAACTGGAATTTTTCTCTGATATCCAAACTGAAAATATTAGCGTAAGCATTAATAAAAACAATTAA
- a CDS encoding heme-binding domain-containing protein, with protein MKFLKIIGLILLVAFVGIQFIPTNRNHSDYIPKSDFTEIYEVPENINTILQTSCYDCHSNNTNYPWYNKIQPFTWYLNDHIEKGKADLNFSEFGEYSSRRQRSKLRSISSQVKDGEMPLQSYTLVHWDAKLSDKEKEEFTVWMDSLAMEVR; from the coding sequence ATGAAGTTCCTAAAGATCATCGGTCTGATTTTATTGGTTGCCTTTGTGGGGATACAGTTTATCCCCACAAACCGCAATCATAGTGATTATATTCCTAAATCAGATTTTACGGAGATTTACGAGGTGCCCGAAAACATCAATACCATCCTGCAAACCTCTTGTTATGACTGCCATAGCAATAATACCAATTATCCATGGTATAATAAGATCCAGCCGTTTACCTGGTATTTGAACGACCATATTGAAAAAGGCAAGGCAGATTTGAATTTTAGTGAATTTGGGGAATATTCCTCCCGGCGGCAAAGAAGTAAGTTGCGCTCTATAAGCAGCCAGGTGAAAGATGGGGAAATGCCTTTGCAATCATATACCCTGGTGCATTGGGATGCGAAACTTTCTGACAAGGAGAAGGAAGAATTCACAGTTTGGATGGATTCTTTGGCCATGGAAGTAAGGTAA
- a CDS encoding DUF3347 domain-containing protein, whose amino-acid sequence MKNLKVNLGIAMLVIVSLTAVSCKNNNEEGNVDRSGMDHENMSEGSEMMEGGEQTSENMSGSENQDSQTGIIVNDYMELKNALVADNSEGAAQAGESLVAAFENFNMSGYEAAERQELTEIIESAKEHADHISYSDMAHQREHFELMSIDMVDMLAITGSPERLYQQFCPMYNNKKGAIWLSTSEEIRNPYFGQNMLSCGEVQKEI is encoded by the coding sequence ATGAAAAATCTAAAAGTTAACTTAGGAATTGCAATGCTAGTAATTGTGAGCTTAACAGCAGTATCCTGTAAAAACAACAATGAAGAAGGAAACGTTGACCGTTCAGGAATGGACCATGAAAATATGAGCGAAGGTTCAGAAATGATGGAAGGTGGGGAACAAACTTCCGAAAATATGTCTGGCAGTGAAAACCAGGATTCACAGACGGGAATTATCGTTAATGATTATATGGAACTAAAAAATGCCCTGGTAGCCGATAATTCCGAAGGGGCTGCGCAAGCCGGTGAAAGCCTCGTAGCAGCTTTTGAAAACTTTAATATGAGCGGTTATGAAGCTGCCGAACGGCAGGAACTGACCGAAATTATTGAAAGTGCCAAGGAACACGCCGATCATATTTCCTATAGCGATATGGCACACCAAAGGGAACATTTTGAACTAATGAGCATTGATATGGTTGATATGCTGGCTATTACCGGTTCCCCCGAAAGGCTTTATCAGCAGTTTTGCCCTATGTACAACAACAAGAAAGGCGCGATTTGGCTAAGCACCAGTGAGGAAATAAGGAACCCTTACTTTGGACAAAATATGCTTAGCTGTGGAGAAGTCCAGAAGGAAATTTAA
- a CDS encoding multicopper oxidase domain-containing protein has protein sequence MEKHLFAVLLIVVSINLTNAQQTPSLEGNVDNLPVREYHLTLDEEMVHIAGEESMGMTINGSIPGPTLNFKEGEYAVIYVKNEMEEETSIHWHGLLLPNFYDGVPYLTTPPIEPGKIQKYEFPLIQAGTYWYHSHTMLQEQSGVYGSIVIEPQIPSAAYNYDHDEVLVLSDWTFEKPRNVLRNLKRGNEWYSIKKGTATPLNRVIARGALGAQLDFWRQRMEGADIADIYYPAFLTNGDTVQHYTKYEAGDKVRLRIINAAASTQFWLTFGGTPPLLVSADGLDVVPVNKEKLFISIAETYDLIITIPEDRQIEVRAVAQDGSGATHAYFGSGEVLSAEVLPRPDKIGMMMQMAEMEMRMGAPAMKFNPGKVEPYELMKEWGMDMEPDEKMEEDIDMDHDVHAPKTDSLQAERSSSENTKTSEKGQQKGGADMSKMGMFADYNYDFLQAPVPTTIDETKSEREILLNLTGNMWRYIWSMNGVPLAEAEMIKIEKGEKVRIIFNNLTMMHHPMHFHGHFFRVLNKHGAYSPLKHTVNVAPMQKTIIEFEANEDSDWFLHCHVLYHMVGGMARAVTYQTERNPLMKEHPREILFQEGNHFFTWGLADVASHMTEVNVVSSNIRNQFNLIAEYGWNENLEAEVSYEYYLNDWFRVFGGVNVENEMKGNLDELSTTAVAGVRYFTPYMFNLDVRLDHKLRPQISLSREIMLFPRFVIFGEYEFQADFGWVNELPQGTDFEKEQVYNVGAEYFLSRNFSVMGSYDNRFGAGGGLSIRF, from the coding sequence ATGGAAAAACATCTTTTTGCAGTATTATTAATAGTTGTATCAATAAATCTTACTAATGCCCAACAAACCCCCTCATTAGAAGGGAATGTGGATAATTTACCTGTACGGGAGTACCATTTAACCCTAGATGAAGAAATGGTCCATATTGCAGGAGAGGAAAGCATGGGCATGACGATTAACGGCAGCATTCCCGGTCCAACTTTAAACTTTAAAGAGGGGGAATATGCCGTTATATACGTTAAGAATGAAATGGAAGAGGAAACTTCAATTCATTGGCACGGCCTCCTGCTACCCAATTTTTACGACGGAGTGCCTTACCTCACTACACCACCCATAGAGCCCGGTAAGATACAGAAGTATGAATTTCCCCTCATTCAGGCTGGGACTTACTGGTATCACTCTCACACCATGCTGCAGGAACAAAGTGGCGTATACGGTTCAATTGTCATAGAACCACAAATACCATCGGCCGCTTATAATTATGATCACGACGAAGTACTGGTTCTATCGGATTGGACTTTTGAGAAACCGCGGAATGTCCTGCGGAACCTAAAGCGCGGCAACGAATGGTACAGCATTAAAAAAGGAACTGCGACTCCCTTGAACCGTGTAATTGCCAGGGGCGCTTTGGGTGCCCAGCTGGATTTCTGGCGTCAGCGCATGGAAGGTGCAGATATCGCGGACATATATTATCCTGCTTTTTTGACTAACGGGGATACAGTACAACATTACACCAAATATGAAGCCGGGGATAAGGTAAGGCTACGCATTATAAATGCAGCCGCATCAACGCAATTTTGGCTTACCTTCGGAGGCACTCCGCCTCTTTTAGTTTCGGCCGATGGCCTGGATGTGGTTCCGGTGAACAAGGAAAAACTTTTTATTTCCATCGCAGAAACCTATGACCTAATCATTACTATTCCTGAAGACAGACAGATTGAAGTGCGGGCCGTGGCCCAAGATGGGTCAGGGGCTACACATGCCTATTTCGGAAGTGGAGAGGTACTATCGGCAGAGGTACTTCCAAGGCCGGATAAAATAGGTATGATGATGCAGATGGCAGAAATGGAAATGAGAATGGGAGCTCCCGCCATGAAATTCAATCCAGGTAAAGTAGAGCCTTACGAGCTTATGAAAGAATGGGGAATGGACATGGAACCTGATGAAAAAATGGAAGAGGATATAGATATGGATCACGATGTACATGCACCTAAGACTGACAGCCTTCAGGCAGAGCGTTCTTCTTCAGAGAATACCAAAACTTCAGAAAAAGGACAGCAGAAGGGGGGAGCTGATATGTCAAAAATGGGAATGTTTGCAGATTATAATTATGATTTTCTACAGGCTCCTGTTCCTACTACCATTGATGAGACAAAATCTGAAAGAGAGATTTTGCTGAACCTTACCGGTAATATGTGGCGCTACATCTGGAGTATGAATGGAGTACCTCTGGCCGAAGCCGAAATGATTAAAATTGAAAAAGGTGAAAAAGTGCGAATAATATTCAACAACCTCACCATGATGCACCATCCCATGCATTTTCACGGCCATTTCTTCCGTGTTCTTAATAAGCATGGAGCCTATTCTCCGCTCAAGCACACAGTAAATGTAGCACCTATGCAAAAGACCATCATTGAATTTGAGGCCAATGAGGACAGTGATTGGTTTTTACACTGCCATGTGCTGTATCACATGGTTGGTGGCATGGCCAGGGCAGTAACCTACCAGACCGAGCGCAATCCACTAATGAAAGAACATCCCAGAGAAATTCTCTTTCAGGAAGGGAATCACTTTTTTACCTGGGGCTTAGCAGATGTAGCCTCTCACATGACCGAAGTGAATGTGGTTTCCAGCAATATAAGGAACCAGTTCAATTTAATTGCAGAATATGGCTGGAACGAAAATTTAGAAGCTGAGGTTTCTTATGAATATTACCTGAACGATTGGTTTCGGGTATTTGGTGGGGTGAACGTGGAAAATGAAATGAAAGGTAACCTGGATGAACTGAGCACTACTGCCGTTGCCGGAGTACGCTATTTTACGCCATATATGTTCAACCTGGATGTACGGTTGGACCATAAGCTAAGACCGCAAATAAGTTTAAGCCGGGAAATTATGTTATTTCCAAGGTTCGTCATATTCGGGGAATATGAATTCCAGGCCGATTTTGGCTGGGTAAATGAATTGCCCCAAGGCACTGACTTTGAAAAAGAACAAGTGTACAATGTGGGTGCCGAATACTTCCTTTCCAGGAATTTTTCTGTAATGGGAAGTTATGACAACCGGTTTGGTGCGGGGGGTGGACTTAGCATAAGATTTTAG
- a CDS encoding HYC_CC_PP family protein: protein MGMFSPLTMKSTLRNIVSILMALVVLLSTLSFTVEKHFCGGLLMDLAVFSEAKSCVMGIHDHYNMATSMKKDHCCSNEKILVEGQDELKNSFLSLDFKQQVFLGAFANSYVSLFNYIPRQVPAYTFYSPPLLIHSIYLRDQVFLI, encoded by the coding sequence ATGGGAATGTTTTCTCCATTGACGATGAAAAGTACATTGCGTAATATTGTCTCTATTTTGATGGCACTTGTGGTGTTGTTGTCTACTTTATCTTTTACTGTAGAAAAACATTTCTGTGGAGGTCTTTTAATGGATCTGGCTGTCTTTTCTGAAGCTAAAAGTTGCGTAATGGGAATTCATGATCATTACAATATGGCCACTTCCATGAAGAAGGATCATTGTTGTAGTAATGAAAAAATTTTAGTTGAAGGTCAGGACGAGTTGAAAAATTCGTTTTTATCGCTGGATTTTAAACAACAGGTGTTTTTAGGTGCTTTTGCGAATTCCTATGTGTCTCTATTTAATTATATACCTCGGCAGGTGCCGGCTTACACATTTTATTCTCCTCCTTTGCTGATCCATAGTATTTATCTTCGGGATCAGGTGTTTCTTATTTGA